ATTTGAGTGGTTCTAAAATACAAGCATTGCTGCAAGAACATCTGGATGACATGTACGCAACTTCGCCGCCGGAGAGCGTACATGCTCTTGATCTTGAAGCGTTGAAACAGTCTCATATCAGCTTTTGGAGTATTTGGGACGGGAGCAATTTGGCGGGTTGTATTGCACTAAAGGAACTTGATACGGCACATGGCGAGATCAAATCAATGCGTACGTCTCGGGATTATCATCGTCGAGGTGTGGCTTCTCGTTTGCTAAATCACTTGATTGAAGAATCTCAAAAGCGTGAATATCAGCGCTTGTCGTTG
Above is a window of Paraneptunicella aestuarii DNA encoding:
- a CDS encoding GNAT family N-acetyltransferase, with protein sequence MNIILDDLSGSKIQALLQEHLDDMYATSPPESVHALDLEALKQSHISFWSIWDGSNLAGCIALKELDTAHGEIKSMRTSRDYHRRGVASRLLNHLIEESQKREYQRLSLETGVEDYFAPARLLYKKHGFIECEPFADYKLDPNSVFMTLALEPF